The Aliivibrio fischeri genome contains a region encoding:
- a CDS encoding glycosyltransferase gives MDRKIISDIISNSDNTFDLTCEKDQNKLLLLADKLISFEHISISEFNNFVDAESAPLMFRLAVKLVESRRLILNISTPLSVGVVFAMWGEHHRLNKKSKHNPNGENSLLTKIDQLNWITKGTNVSWTLYPVDDGCPHGSYTIAKKMVSQLSSESQIHIMKLSDAIPTTEGPLKNLVDVNDSKKGGAIILGCQKALEDGVDCVVYTDADNSVHLGQIGLLLAPYAEKKAEVVLGNRKHKDSILVKQEERWGVGIKTLRHMQRMIGVQIFSQGIKDTQAAFKLYGQDALSDILKAPTVYDFSFDTDWILAAMEKNKSITTVPFAFIDSAEESASITQGPMTTWYTLLGGLVKAVRARNALHSNEMAAVFDKEVKSHKDLELIINTLPPELVNAEDHQLGDPNIMSPKALQRWFDKEKSKQAVV, from the coding sequence ATGGATAGAAAAATCATTTCAGATATTATTTCTAATTCAGATAACACGTTTGATCTAACCTGTGAAAAAGATCAGAATAAATTATTATTATTGGCAGATAAGCTTATTTCTTTTGAACATATATCGATTTCTGAATTTAACAATTTTGTTGATGCCGAGTCTGCTCCATTAATGTTTAGACTAGCTGTTAAATTAGTTGAGTCTCGCCGATTAATATTAAATATATCGACACCGCTAAGTGTAGGAGTTGTCTTTGCTATGTGGGGAGAACATCATCGATTAAATAAAAAATCAAAACATAACCCAAATGGTGAAAATTCGTTACTTACTAAAATAGACCAATTAAATTGGATAACAAAAGGTACTAATGTTAGCTGGACTTTGTATCCGGTTGATGATGGATGCCCTCATGGAAGTTATACCATTGCTAAAAAAATGGTTTCGCAACTTTCATCAGAGTCTCAAATTCATATTATGAAACTAAGTGATGCGATTCCTACTACAGAGGGACCTTTAAAAAATTTAGTTGATGTTAACGATTCAAAAAAAGGAGGAGCTATTATTTTAGGGTGCCAAAAAGCTCTTGAAGATGGTGTTGATTGCGTTGTTTATACGGATGCCGATAACTCGGTTCATTTAGGACAAATTGGTTTATTACTTGCACCTTATGCTGAGAAAAAAGCAGAAGTTGTACTAGGTAACCGTAAGCATAAGGATTCTATTTTAGTTAAGCAGGAAGAGCGTTGGGGAGTTGGTATAAAAACATTACGCCATATGCAGCGCATGATAGGGGTTCAGATATTCAGTCAAGGGATTAAAGACACTCAAGCTGCTTTTAAATTATATGGGCAAGATGCTTTGAGTGATATATTAAAGGCACCGACAGTATACGATTTTTCATTTGATACTGATTGGATTCTTGCTGCTATGGAAAAAAATAAATCGATTACAACCGTTCCATTTGCCTTTATTGATTCAGCAGAAGAATCGGCATCGATTACACAAGGTCCAATGACAACTTGGTATACCTTACTTGGTGGTTTGGTGAAAGCAGTGAGAGCAAGAAATGCTCTTCATAGTAATGAAATGGCTGCAGTGTTTGATAAAGAAGTTAAGTCTCACAAAGATTTAGAGTTAATCATAAATACATTACCTCCAGAATTAGTTAATGCAGAGGACCATCAACTGGGAGACCCAAACATTATGTCTCCAAAAGCTTTACAGCGTTGGTTTGATAAGGAAAAATCAAAGCAAGCAGTTGTGTAA
- a CDS encoding fused response regulator/phosphatase, which produces MEYILVVDDDPVSLLFMSSLLKRCGYQAISAKNGLEAMIILQDNPQIQFVLSDWIMPEMDGIELCKRLKEIAFDRYIFFVLLSGKNDQHSIINGINAGADDFIVKGTDAKELEARVKAGFRTLELHNKIIEKNQELDSAYATIRKDLDSAGDLIRQLLPTQTNFIGVELNYISIPSAQIGGDMLGYMQLDPDHLAFYLFDVAGHGVSSALMSFSVQQSLSVIDGPSSIVKDTQNRIIPPEEVINKLNKLYISDDKIQLYFTMIYAVLNVKTGVIHYCSAGHPPLVWLHNVTKKAELIGHENFVVGAFDFVDYQSSQIQLEPNDKIWLYSDGITEAENKPKTKQFTENGLRKAIMDIHNHPTHLQTELLVNRVRTWQESNLFDDDVSVLAVEWKGYSKQEDDSCNTKLTTKVNAQFFR; this is translated from the coding sequence ATGGAATACATTTTAGTTGTAGATGATGACCCCGTCAGTCTTTTATTTATGTCCTCACTACTAAAACGTTGTGGTTATCAGGCTATATCCGCTAAAAATGGACTTGAAGCCATGATTATTTTACAAGATAACCCTCAAATACAATTTGTATTAAGTGACTGGATAATGCCAGAAATGGATGGCATTGAATTATGTAAACGATTGAAAGAAATAGCATTTGATCGCTATATTTTCTTTGTTTTATTATCAGGTAAAAATGACCAGCACTCTATAATTAACGGAATAAACGCTGGTGCAGATGATTTTATTGTTAAAGGTACTGATGCTAAAGAGCTAGAAGCTCGTGTAAAAGCAGGCTTTCGCACACTAGAACTACACAATAAAATAATCGAAAAAAACCAAGAATTGGACTCAGCTTACGCAACAATACGCAAAGATCTTGATTCTGCTGGCGATCTTATACGTCAATTATTACCAACCCAAACCAACTTTATTGGCGTGGAATTAAATTATATTTCCATACCCAGTGCACAAATTGGAGGAGATATGTTGGGATACATGCAGTTGGATCCTGATCATCTCGCTTTTTATCTTTTTGATGTCGCAGGACACGGTGTGTCATCTGCATTAATGTCTTTTTCAGTTCAACAAAGTTTATCTGTCATTGACGGACCATCATCAATAGTAAAAGACACTCAAAATCGAATTATTCCTCCAGAAGAAGTGATTAATAAACTTAATAAACTCTATATCAGTGACGATAAGATCCAACTTTATTTCACCATGATTTATGCCGTACTAAATGTCAAAACTGGCGTAATACATTACTGTTCAGCAGGCCATCCTCCGCTAGTTTGGCTACACAATGTTACGAAAAAAGCTGAGTTAATTGGTCATGAGAACTTTGTTGTTGGTGCTTTTGATTTTGTTGATTACCAATCATCGCAAATACAACTAGAACCAAACGATAAAATCTGGTTGTACTCAGATGGAATAACTGAGGCGGAAAACAAACCAAAAACGAAACAATTTACCGAAAATGGGCTTAGAAAAGCCATTATGGACATTCACAATCACCCAACCCATTTACAAACTGAACTGCTCGTTAATCGAGTAAGAACTTGGCAAGAATCAAACTTATTTGATGATGATGTTAGTGTTCTTGCTGTTGAGTGGAAAGGCTATTCAAAACAAGAGGATGACTCATGCAATACGAAATTAACAACCAAGGTAAATGCACAGTTTTTCAGATAA